The following coding sequences lie in one Pogoniulus pusillus isolate bPogPus1 chromosome 29, bPogPus1.pri, whole genome shotgun sequence genomic window:
- the CEBPB gene encoding CCAAT/enhancer-binding protein beta translates to MQRLVAWDAACLPIQPPAFKSMEVANFYYEADCLAALNKLHPRAAAGRSMTELTVGDHERAIDFSPYLDPLAASQPPAQPPPPAAAAGGNFEPPCSSGGGQDFLSDLFAEDYKGSGGSKKPDYTYISLARHSHPCASQSHKPGGLPGCFPPQIVETKVEPVFETLDSCKGPRKEEGGAGPGPGGMSSPYGSTVRSYLGYQSVPSGSSGNLSTSSSSSPPGTPNPSESSKSAAGGGGYSAPAAGKNKPKKCVDKHSDEYKLRRERNNIAVRKSRDKAKMRNLETQHKVLELTAENERLQKKVEQLSRELSTLRNLFKQLPEPLLTSSPRC, encoded by the coding sequence ATGCAACGCCTGGTGGCCTGGGACGCAGCATGCCTCCCCATCCAGCCGCCCGCCTTTAAATCCATGGAAGTGGCTAATTTCTATTACGAGGCGgactgtctggctgctctcaacaAGCTGCACCCGCGGGCGGCCGCGGGCCGCTCCATGACCGAGCTCACCGTAGGGGACCACGAGCGAGCCATCGACTTCAGTCCCTACCTGGACCCCTTAGCAGCATCTCAGCCGCCGGCGCAGCCGCCTCctccggcagcagcagcagggggcaACTTtgagcctccctgcagcagcggcggcggccaAGATTTCCTTTCCGATCTCTTCGCCGAGGACTATAaaggcagcggcggcagcaagAAGCCCGACTACACCTACATCAGCCTCGCCCGGCACAGCCACCCTTGCGCCAGCCAGAGCCACAAGCCGGGGGGGCTGCCGGGCTGCTTCCCGCCCCAGATCGTGGAAACCAAAGTGGAGCCGGTCTTCGAGACCCTGGACTCTTGCAAAGGGCCCCGTAAGGAAGAAGGAGGCGCCGGGCCGGGACCGGGGGGCATGTCCTCGCCCTACGGCAGCACCGTGCGCTCCTACCTGGGTTACCAGTCGGTGCCGAGCGGCAGCAGCGGGAACCTGTCCACTTCGTCTTCCTCCAGCCCCCCCGGCACCCCCAACCCCTCCGAGTCCTCCAAGTCAGCAGCCGGCGGCGGGGGCTACTCCGCCCCCGCGGCGGGGAAGAACAAGCCCAAGAAGTGCGTGGACAAACACAGCGACGAGTACAAGCTCCGCCGGGAGAGGAACAACATCGCGGTGCGCAAGAGCCGCGACAAAGCCAAAATGCGCAACCTGGAGACGCAGCACAAAGTCTTGGAACTGACGGCCGAGAACGAGCGGCTGCAGAAGAaggtggagcagctctcccgggagctcagcaccctcaggaaCTTGTTCAAACAGCTGCCCGagcccctcctcacctcctCGCCTCGCTGCTGA